One region of Candidatus Thermoplasmatota archaeon genomic DNA includes:
- a CDS encoding dihydroorotate dehydrogenase produces MADLSVEIAGLRLRNPVMLASGILGETGSSLVRVAEAGAGAVVTKSIGAEPREGYPNPTVVELEAGIINAVGLANPGIAAYVDELKVAAQAEVPVIGSVFGKSEGEMSEIASLMEEAGASAIELNLSCPHARNVGAELGKDPEIVGSVVSAVKKSVHIPVFAKITPNVTDIVDAALAVANSRGDGIVAINTVKAMAICPETGRPVLSNRIGGLSGPAIKPIGVRCVYELYESVDVPIIGVGGILTGKDALEYLMAGAKAVQIGSAAYYRGIEVFGRVVEEIGEFLDEYGYESVGDVVGIAHDEN; encoded by the coding sequence ATGGCCGACCTGAGCGTGGAAATCGCGGGCCTGAGACTGAGGAATCCGGTCATGCTCGCTTCTGGCATTCTTGGGGAAACGGGGAGCTCACTCGTCCGGGTCGCCGAGGCGGGAGCCGGTGCCGTCGTCACCAAATCGATAGGCGCAGAGCCAAGGGAGGGGTATCCCAATCCGACCGTGGTGGAACTGGAGGCGGGGATTATCAACGCCGTGGGGCTTGCAAACCCTGGCATCGCGGCCTATGTGGACGAGCTCAAGGTGGCGGCACAGGCGGAAGTGCCCGTGATCGGGAGCGTTTTCGGAAAGAGCGAGGGGGAGATGAGCGAGATCGCCAGTCTCATGGAGGAGGCGGGAGCGTCGGCGATAGAGCTCAACCTCAGCTGTCCACATGCCCGCAATGTAGGGGCAGAGCTGGGAAAGGATCCTGAGATCGTGGGATCCGTGGTCTCCGCGGTGAAGAAGTCCGTCCATATACCGGTCTTCGCCAAAATCACTCCGAACGTCACGGACATCGTGGATGCCGCCCTGGCGGTGGCGAACTCGCGCGGGGATGGCATAGTCGCGATCAACACTGTGAAGGCGATGGCCATCTGTCCAGAAACTGGCAGACCGGTCCTGTCGAACAGAATCGGAGGTCTTAGCGGGCCCGCCATAAAGCCCATTGGCGTGAGATGCGTCTACGAGCTCTATGAGAGCGTCGATGTCCCTATCATAGGCGTCGGCGGGATTCTCACGGGAAAGGATGCCCTCGAATACCTCATGGCGGGTGCCAAGGCCGTTCAGATAGGAAGCGCCGCGTACTACCGAGGGATCGAGGTCTTCGGGAGAGTCGTGGAGGA